From the Buteo buteo chromosome 1, bButBut1.hap1.1, whole genome shotgun sequence genome, one window contains:
- the GUCY1A1 gene encoding guanylate cyclase soluble subunit alpha-1: MFCTKLKDLKITGECPFSLLTQSHITEEHDKDCTEHSSRAALPICKEVHEKDAQGKLPQRKTSRSRVYLHTLTESICKLIFPEFERLNLALQRTLAKHRIKETRKTGDREDFEKIISDHANAAGVPVESLQESLGEELFKICYEEDEHILGVIGGTLKDFLNSFTTLLKQSGHSQEAGKKDRLEDASILCLEKDQDFLNVYYFFPKKITSLILSGIIKAAAHILYETEVEVMLMPPCFHNDCTEFANQPYLLYSIQVKSAKPSLSPCKPQSSLVIPASVFCKTFPFHFMFDKDMSVLQIGNGIRRLLTRREFQAKPNFEEYFEILTPKVSCTFSGIMTMLNMQFTVRVRRWDNTDMKSSMVMDLKGQMIYIFESSAILFLGSPCVDRLEDFTGRGLYLSDIPIHNALRDVVLIGEQARAQDGLKKRLGKLKATLEQAHQALEEEKKKTVDLLFSIFPGEVAQQLWQGQVVQAKKFNNVTMLFSDIVGFTAICSQCSPMQVITMLNELYTRFDYQCGELDVYKVETIGDAYCVAGGLHKESETHAVQIALMALKMMELSDEVVSPHGEPIKMRIGLHSGSVFAGVVGVKMPRYCLFGNNVTLANKFESCSIPRKINVSPTTYRLLKEYPGFVFTPRSREELPPNFPSDIPGICYFLDAYIQGTNSQTWFQKRDLGDGNANFLGEETGID; encoded by the exons ATGTTCTGTACAAAACTGAAAGACTTGAAGATCACAGGGGAATGTCCTTTCTCCTTACTGACTCAAAGTCACATTACTGAGGAACATGACAAGGACTGCACAGAACACAGCTCTAGAGCAGCTTTGCCCATCTGCAAAGAAGTTCATGAAAAAGATGCTCAAGGAAAACTTCCACAAAGGAAGACGAGCAGAAGTAGAGTGTACCTGCACACATTAACTGAAAGCATCTGCAAACTAATCTTTCCTGAG tttgAAAGGCTTAATCTTGCACTTCAGAGAACACTtgcaaaacacagaataaaagaaaccaG AAAAACTGGGGATAgagaagattttgaaaaaataatcagtgatCATGCTAATGCAGCAG GTGTTCCCGTGGAGTCTCTACAGGAATCTCTTGGTGAAGAGCTATTCAAAATATGCTATGAAGAGGATGAACACATATTAGGGGTTATTGGAGGAACCCTTAAGGACTTCTTGAACAGTTTCACTACTCTGCTGAAGCAGAGCGGCCACAgccaagaagcaggaaaaaaggacagactTGAAGATGCCTCCATATTATGCCTGGAGAAAGATCAGGACTTCTTAAATGtgtattatttctttcctaagaAAATTACGAGTCTTATTCTATCTGGTATTATTAAAGCAGCAGCTCATATTTTGTATGAAACTGAGGTGGAAGTGATGCTCATGCCTCCTTGTTTTCACAATGACTGCACTGAGTTTGCTAATCAGCCTTATTTGCTGTACTCTATACAAGTCAAAAGTGCAAAACCTTCATTATCTCCATGTAAACCACAGTCTTCACTTGTGATTCCTGCCTCTGTGTTCTGTAAGactttcccatttcattttatgtttgaCAAGGATATGTCAGTTCTTCAAATTGGAAATGGGATAAGAAGACTTTTGACCAGGAGAGAATTTCAAGCTAAGCCTAATTTTGAAGAGTATTTTGAAATTCTTACTCCCAAAGTAAGCTGCACTTTCAGTGGAATAATGACAATGCTAAATATGCAGTTTACTGTACGAGTCAGAAGATGGGATAATACTGATATGAAATCATCCATG GTAATGGATCTTAAAGGCCAAATGATCTATATTTTTGAATCCAGTGCCATCCTATTCTTGGGATCGCCTTGTGTGGATAGACTAGAAGATTTTACAGGACGTGGATTGTACCTCTCAGATATTCCCATTCACAATGCATTAAGAGATGTTGTTCTGATAGGAGAGCAGGCCAGAGCTCAGGATGGGCTGAAGAagaggttaggaaagctaaaagCAACCCTTGAGCAGGCCCATCAAGCACTcgaagaagaaaagaagaagacCGTAGatcttctgttttcaatttttCCTGGAGAGGTTGCTCAGCAGCTGTGGCAGGGGCAAGTTGTGCAAGCCAAGAAATTTAATAATGTCACAATGCTTTTCTCTGACATTGTTGGATTCACTGCCATTTGTTCCCAATGCTCACCTATGCAGGTTATCACCATGCTTAACGAGCTTTATACTCGCTTTGATTACCAATGTGGAGAGCTAGATGTCTACAAG GTTGAGACTATTGGAGATGCCTACTGTGTCGCTGGAGGTTTACACAAAGAAAGTGAAACACATGCTGTTCAAATAGCATTGATGGCCCTGAAGATGATGGAGCTGTCAGATGAGGTGGTGTCTCCCCATGGAGAGCCTATCAAG atgcGTATTGGCCTTCATTCTGGATCTGTCTTTGCTGGAGTTGTTGGGGTTAAAATGCCTCGTTACTGCCTTTTTGGAAATAATGTAACTCTTGCCAATAAGTTTGAATCTTGCAGTATACCTAGAAAAATAAACGTCAGCCCAACAACTTACAG GTTGTTAAAGGAATATCCGGGCTTTGTGTTCACACCTCGCTCAAGAGAAGAGCTTCCACCAAATTTTCCCAGTGATATCCCTGGAATTTGCTATTTTCTGGATGCTTATATTCAAGGAACAAACTCACAGACTTGGTTTCAAAAGAGAGATTTGGGAGACGGCAATGCCAATTTTTTGGGTGAGGAAACAGGAATAGACTAA